The Lycorma delicatula isolate Av1 chromosome 2, ASM4794821v1, whole genome shotgun sequence DNA window ATCCGTTGGCTCCTCCGTTTGGTCCACCAGAGGCGTATCCGTTGGCTCCTCCGTTTGGTCCTCCGGATGCATAACCGTTAGCGCCGTTTCCGCTTGGTCCACCTGCAGCATATCCATTAGCTCCACCGTTTCCGTTAGGGCCATCAGATGCATATCCACCGTTTCCATTTCCGTTAGGTCCACCAGAAGCGTATCCATTAGCTCCTCCGTTTCCTCCGAAACCACCGGCACCAACTCCTCCAAGACCTCCAGCTCCTCCTAAACCACCTGCACCTCCTGGTCCAGCACCTTCTTCATAACGAATAGTTGGTTTGTAACCACCTCTATCTGCTTCGTAATCGACAATCTGTTTACGCCCGTCGGGAAGTACAACGTTGTAGGATCCTTGAGTATAATCACCATCTCGGGATTCACGGTGTCCGAAGAAATTTCCTGATGGGGGATCGTTCACTTCGTAGCTGAATTCGTATTTAGCTGGTTCAgactgaaataacaaaaaatgaatgggttattttaaatgcattttctgttaaaaagattaatagcgAACGCTCGCTATTCCTTTAATCTTATGTAcacaaagaaaattgttattctcTAATATTTAAGGTAGTTTTACTTGTATTTAACTAACGTATGAAAATAGATGATtgtcatttaacatttattattttacagaatattttctgACTGAATATATCAATAAAACTCTAAAGAGTcaattattattctttggataagttaCCCGTGTAAACATTCctccttaaaataaaatcatctgttTGATTATTTgctaagaatataaatttaaaagaaaatctcgatatatttattaattgaattctCAAATTTAGTTGCCTGCTACTGTTGCGTGTAATGGTAAAGGTAATAAACCCGCATACATATGGATacattatgtatttcattttgattagatataaatagatattttacatccTTTTAATACCTACAGTacagtaggtttttttttagataaaaacacaagtattaaagattttattcaccattttatttataattcgcATTTTAgcataagaaatatcaactgtATTGATTAGACAAAACGCAGTTGTATTACGTGCTAATTTTCCTTTGGTAAATTATTTTCGTTAcgtttaatcataataatatatatacattttgcaTTCGCCTAAATCTAGTAATGTAAgcaatacttttaaaatgttggAAAAGTGAAGTGTACTAATGTGCAATGATTCTATTCtttgttaaatacataataagttaataattaaacttactGGACCGTCATCCTCTCCTCCATAACCACCGTTACCGCCGGATCCATAACCTCCATTACGTCCACCATTTCCACCTGGAGCTCCATAAGTTGAAGAAGGACCACCAGCTCCAAATCCGTTACCGTTAGCTCCTGGGGCGCCATATGTAGAAGAAAGACCGTTTGCACCACCGTTGCCGTTAGCACCTGGAGCACCATAAGTTGAAGAAAGACCGTTACCATTAGCTCCTGGAGCACCATAAGTTGATGAAAGACCATTGCCGTTAGCACCTGGAGCACCATATGTAGATGAAAGACCGTTACCGTTAGCTCCTGGAGCACCGTAAGTTGAAGAAAGACCATTTGCACCACCATTAGCTCCTGGAGCACCGTAAGTTGAAGAAAGACCATTTGCACCACCATTAGCTCCTGGAGCACCATAAGTTGAAGAAAGACCATTTGCACCACCATTAGCTCCTGGAGCACCATAAGTTGACGAAAGACCATTGCCATTAGCACCCGGAGCACCGTATGTAGATGAAAGACCATTGCCATTAGCACCCGGAGCACCGTATGTAGATGAAAGACCGTTACCGTTAGCTCCTGGAGCACCGTAAGTTGAAGAAAGACCGTTTCCGTTTGCACCTGGAGCACCATATGTCGATGAAAGTCCATTACCGTTAGCTCCTGGGGCACCATATGTTGAAGAAAGACCGTTTGCACCACCATTTCCGTTCGCTCCTGGAGCGCCATAAGTTGAAGAAAGACCATTGCCGTTTGCACCTGGAGCGCCATAAGTTGAAGAAAGACCGTTTGCACCACCGTTACCGTTTGCTCCTGGAACTCCATATGTTGAAGAAGGACCACCGTTTCCGTTGGCACCTGGGGCTCCGTAAGTGGATGAAGGGCCTCCTGACGGGTAACCGTTGCCGCCTCCAGCTCCAAAACCGTTACCGTTGGCTCCAGGTGCACCGTATGTCGACGATGGTGATCCACCGTTTCCGTTTCTGCCACTTCCTGGTGCTCCGTAGGTTGATGAAGGCCCACCGTTTCCAAAACCGTTACCGTTGGCGCCTGGAGCTCCATAAGTGCTGGAAGGACCAGAAGATCCGGTAGGTGGTAAATATACTGGAGGTTCTGGGCGCGCCACCGCCATGGCGGCCAAAGAGACGATAATCAgtaactgcaaaataaaattaaagcatctTTAACATAGGTAGCTAAAGA harbors:
- the LOC142318886 gene encoding uncharacterized protein LOC142318886, giving the protein MKLLIIVSLAAMAVARPEPPVYLPPTGSSGPSSTYGAPGANGNGFGNGGPSSTYGAPGSGRNGNGGSPSSTYGAPGANGNGFGAGGGNGYPSGGPSSTYGAPGANGNGGPSSTYGVPGANGNGGANGLSSTYGAPGANGNGLSSTYGAPGANGNGGANGLSSTYGAPGANGNGLSSTYGAPGANGNGLSSTYGAPGANGNGLSSTYGAPGANGNGLSSTYGAPGANGNGLSSTYGAPGANGGANGLSSTYGAPGANGGANGLSSTYGAPGANGGANGLSSTYGAPGANGNGLSSTYGAPGANGNGLSSTYGAPGANGNGLSSTYGAPGANGNGGANGLSSTYGAPGANGNGFGAGGPSSTYGAPGGNGGRNGGYGSGGNGGYGGEDDGPSEPAKYEFSYEVNDPPSGNFFGHRESRDGDYTQGSYNVVLPDGRKQIVDYEADRGGYKPTIRYEEGAGPGGAGGLGGAGGLGGVGAGGFGGNGGANGYASGGPNGNGNGGYASDGPNGNGGANGYAAGGPSGNGANGYASGGPNGGANGYASGGPNGGANGYASGGPNGGANGYASGGPNGGANGYSSGGPNGGANGYASGGPNGNGAGGYPSGGPNGGANGYASGGPNGNGAGGYAAGGPNGNGGANGYASGGPNGNGGANGYPSGGPGNGNGGLGEDGYRY